In one Fundulus heteroclitus isolate FHET01 chromosome 3, MU-UCD_Fhet_4.1, whole genome shotgun sequence genomic region, the following are encoded:
- the LOC105931543 gene encoding cell division control protein 42 homolog, whose protein sequence is MQTVKCVVVGDCAAQKTSLLVSYTSHNCPSQYIPTVFDNYAVTVWVSGQPYTLGLFDTAGHEDYDRLRPFSYKQTDVFLVCFSVVDPTSAENTRTKWVPEISHHCPGTPFLLVGTQTDLREDSTIVEKLATNKKRPIYPKDGKKLARKLGAVKYVECSMVTQEGVKTVFEEAILVALGPGKCIP, encoded by the exons ATGCAGACAGTGAAATGTGTAGTGGTGGGAGACTGTGCTGCTCAGAAAACATCCTTATTGGTCTCCTACACCAGTCACAACTGTCCCTCACAATATATACCAACA GTTTTTGACAATTATGCAGTCACTGTATGGGTTAGTGGACAGCCCTACACGCTTGGCCTATTTGACACAGCAG GTCACGAGGATTATGACAGACTGCGTCCCTTCAGCTACAAACAAACAGACGTATTTCTTGTATGTTTCTCCGTCGTTGACCCAACATCTGCTGAAAACACCAGAACAAAG TGGGTTCCTGAGATTTCCCATCACTGCCCCGGCACGCCCTTCCTGTTGGTGGGCACGCAAACAGACCTGCGGGAAGACAGCACCATAGTTGAGAAGCTGGCAACGAACAAAAAACGACCCATCTATCCTAAGGATGGTAAAAAGCTGGCTCGAAAGCTCGGAGCTGTCAAATATGTGGAGTGCTCCATGGTCACACAG GAAGGAGTTAAGACAGTTTTTGAGGAGGCCATACTGGTAGCCCTGGGGCCTGGTAAATGTATCCCTTAG
- the mlf2 gene encoding myeloid leukemia factor 2 — protein sequence MFRFLNDAEEDPYMMDPFAAHRQQMRTMFGPFAMDPFALAPQIQPHRAARRQAGPLAPFGMMGMGGGFMDMFGMMGEMMGNMERMTGSPNCQTFSSSTVISYSSTDPGAPKVYQQTSQTRTGPGGIRETRQSMRDSESGLERLAIGHHIGERAHIMERSRNRRTGDREERQDFINLDESDAAAFDEEWRREAGRYAPPHARGLEYGQDPRGGGQQLALPAPSSSTPPHRHESPRHRQHPTRPRYDW from the exons ATGTTTCGCTTCTTGAATGACGCCGAAGAAGATCCCTACATGAT GGATCCATTTGCTGCCCACAGACAGCAGATGAGGACTATGTTCGGACCTTTCGCCATGGATCCATTTGCTCTCGCTCCCCAGATCCAGCCACACCgtgcagcacgcagacag GCGGGTCCCCTTGCTCCCTTTGGGATGATGGGAATG GGCGGAGGGTTCATGGATATGTTTGGCATGATGGGAGAAATGATGGGGAACATG GAAAGAATGACCGGATCGCCAAACTGTCAAACATTTTCCTCTTCAACAGTGATCTCGTACTCGTCCACAGACCCAGGAGCTCCTAAAGTTTATCAACAGACAAGTCAAACGAGAACAGGCCCCGGAGGG ATCCGTGAGACACGGCAGTCGATGAGGGACAGCGAGAGCGGCCTGGAGCGCCTCGCCATCGGCCACCACATCGGAGAGCGGGCGCACATAATGGAGCGCTCGCGAAACAGGCGCACCGGGGATCGAGAGGAACGACAAGACTTCATCAACCTCGACGAGA GTGATGCTGCCGCGTTTGATGAGGAGTGGAGGAGGGAGGCGGGAAGATACGCCCCCCCACACGCCCGCGGGCTGGAGTACGGCCAGGACCCGCGCGGAGGAGGACAGCAGCTGGCCCTCCCCGCCCCTTCCAGCTCGACACCCCCCCATCGACATGAGTCTCCCCGACATCGTCAGCATCCCACACGTCCACGTTACGACTGGTGA